Proteins encoded within one genomic window of Brassica rapa cultivar Chiifu-401-42 chromosome A09, CAAS_Brap_v3.01, whole genome shotgun sequence:
- the ARF18-1 gene encoding auxin response factor 18, which translates to MANVDGDDSRSSFPSSYQDQLYTELWKACAGPLVEVPLVGERVFYFPQGHMEQLVASTNQGIESEKIPDFKLPPKILCQVLSVMLKAEHDTDEVYAQITLKPEEDQSEPTSLDPPIVEPTKQMFHSFVKILTASDTSTHGGFSVLRKHATECLPALDMTQAIPTQELVTRDLHGFEWRFKHIFRGQPRRHLLTTGWSTFVSSKRLVAGDAFVFLRGENGDLRVGVRRLARHQNTMPASVISSQSMHLGVLATASHAVNTQTMFLVFYKPRISQFIVSVNKYMEAMKHGFSLGTRFRMRFEGEESPERIFTGTIVGIGDLSSQWPASTWRSLQVQWDEPTTVQRPDKVSPWEIEPFLPSSPASTPSQQSQPKSKRSKPIESSSLSPGQASFLGVQAEPPPPPASSCYRLFGFDLTSNPPAPIPPDKQPMDTSEAAKCQDPITPSSVNEPKKQQTSRTRTKVQMQGIAVGRAVDLTLLKSYDELIKELEEMFEIQGQLLPRDKWIVVFTDDEGDMMLAGDDPWNEFCKMAKKIFIYSSDEVKKMTRRMKSSSSLENEASMD; encoded by the exons ATGGCGAATGTAGATGGAGATGATTCCAGAAGTTCTTTCCCAA GTTCTTATCAAGATCAGCTGTACACAGAGCTATGGAAAGCCTGTGCAGGTCCATTAGTGGAGGTTCCTCTTGTTGGAGAAAGAGTTTTCTACTTCCCTCAGGGTCACATGGAACAA cttgTGGCCTCAACTAATCAAGGAATTGAATCAGAGAAAATACCTGATTTTAAACTTCCTCCCAAGATACTCTGTCAAGTTCTTAGTGTGATGTTAAAG GCAGAGCATGACACAGATGAAGTCTACGCTCAGATCACATTAAAACCAGAGGAAGAT CAAAGTGAACCTACAAGTCTTGATCCACCAATTGTTGAACCAACAAAGCAAATGTTCCACTCCTTTGTAAAGATTCTAACCGCTTCAGACACAAGCACTCATGGTGGATTCTCTGTTCTTCGTAAACACGCCACTGAATGCTTGCCTGCCTTGGACATGACACAAGCTATTCCTACTCAAGAACTTGTGACTAGAGATCTTCATGGGTTTGAGTGGAGGTTTAAGCATATTTTCAGAG gaCAACCTAGGAGGCATTTGCTTACTACAGGCTGGAGTACATTTGTTtcctcaaaaagacttgtagcTGGAGATGCTTTTGTGTTCTTGAG GGGTGAGAATGGAGATTTAAGAGTTGGAGTGAGGCGTTTAGCTAGGCATCAGAACACCATGCCTGCTTCAGTTATCTCTAGTCAGAGCATGCATTTAGGAGTCCTTGCTACAGCTTCTCATGCTGTGAACACCCAAACTATGTTTCTTGTGTTTTACAAGCCTAG GATAAGCCAATTCATAGTAAGTGTGAACAAGTATATGGAAGCTATGAAGCATGGTTTCTCTCTTGGTACAAGATTCAGGATGAGGTTTGAAGGAGAAGAGTCTCCTGAGAGAAT ATTTACCGGTACTATTGTGGGAATTGGAGATTTATCTTCACAATGGCCAGCTTCTACATGGAGATCATTGCAG GTCCAATGGGATGAGCCAACAACAGTTCAGAGACCAGACAAAGTCTCACCATGGGAGATTGAGCCTTTCTTGCCATCTTCcccagcttcaacaccttctcAACAATCACAACCCAAAAGCAAAAGGTCAAAACCCATTGAATCATCAAGTTTGAGTCCAGGTCAAGCTAGTTTCTTAGGCGTCCAAGCtgagcctcctcctcctcctgcgAGTAGTTGCTATAGGTTGTTTGGATTTGATCTCACAAGCAATCCTCCAGCTCCAATACCTCCAGACAAGCAACCGATGGATACTTCTGAAGCTGCCAAGTGTCAAGACCCCATCACTCCAAGCTCAGTTAATGAGCCAAAGAAGCAACAAACATCAAGGACTCGAACCAAA gtGCAAATGCAAGGGATAGCTGTTGGTCGTGCGGTAGATTTAACGCTGTTGAAATCATATGATGAACTGATTAAGGAGCTTGAGGAGATGTTTGAGATCCAAGGACAGCTTCTTCCCCGAGATAAATGGATCGTTGTCTTCACTGATGATGAAGGTGACATGATGCTTGCTGGAGATGATCCATGGAa TGAGTTTTGTAAGATGGCGAagaagatatttatatattcaagCGATGAGGTTAAGAAAATGACAAGGAGAATGAAGAGTTCTTCTTCGTTAGAGAATGAAGCAAGCATGGATTAA
- the LOC103842005 gene encoding serine/arginine-rich splicing factor RS31 yields the protein MLTTPWKRLLHLLYTSLHIYAGFGFEYFEDERDAEDAIRKLHNYRFEKRRLSVEWGRRGERSRHGDGSYQKPTKTLFVCNFDPFRTKEVDIEQHFQPYGKVINVRIRSNYSFAQFATQADATKALEATQRSQILGKVIAVEYGLEDDDERDDRRGGGSPKRSPSPAYHRRPIPDYGRPRSPEYDRGRRSPAAYERRRSPAACERRMSPADYGRMSPDNGKQRSSSYDRYRSLSPVPRGRKSEECRTRSYQECL from the exons ATGCTTACTACACCATGGAAACGCCTTCTACATCTCTTGTACACCAGCCTTCACATATATGCAG GGTTTGGTTTTGAGTATTTTGAAGATGAACGGGATGCTGAAGATGCAATCCGCAAGCTTCACAATTACCGTTTTGAGAAACGCAGACTATCAGTTGAATGGGGGAGgagg GGTGAACGCAGCAGGCATGGTGATGGGTCATATCAGAAGCCTACAAAGACATTGTTTGTCTGCAACTTCGACCCCTTTAGAACAAAAGAAGTCGACATTGAACAGCACTTTCAACCCTATGGAAAGGTCATCAACGTACGTATCAGGAGCAACTACTCATTTGCTCAGTTTGCAACTCAAGCAGATGCTACAAAAGCCCTTGAAGCTACTCAAAGAAG CCAAATATTGGGCAAGGTTATTGCTGTTGAGTATGGCTTAGAAGATGACGATGAAAGAGATGACCGACGTGGTGGTGGTAGTCCGAAGAGATCTCCTAGCCCTGCGTATCATAGGCGTCCAATTCCTGATTATGGTCGTCCTCGAAGCCCTGAATATGACAGAGGCAGGAGGAGTCCAGCAGCCTATGAACGACGCAGGAGTCCAGCAGCTTGTGAAAGACGCATGAGTCCAGCAGATTATGGACGTATGAGTCCTGATAATGGTAAACAAAGGAGTTCTTCTTATGATAGATACAGAAG TCTATCTCCAGTTCCAAGAGGAAGAAAATCTGAAGAATGCAGAACCAGAAGCTACCAAGAATGCTTGTGA
- the LOC103842003 gene encoding uncharacterized protein LOC103842003 — translation MMKREEEEMIITSKLQLVLAAKSRKQQYTSSPVINHHVSLSLLSSPDDLSHSRASVPFAWEEEPGKPKQHTLLRVPPKYPKRLDLPPRLLLPREGTETPLACDHPRYLAALKRWFRLRKDRADDDNDVVGQCSLVVSSENENDKKITRTRSRLHCLYDVARCYLWEVPWKKKKLKRDDI, via the exons ATGATGAAGAGGGAAGAAGAGGAGATGATAATAACATCAAAACTTCAACTTGTCTTAGCGGCGAAATCGAGAAAACAACAGTACACTTCATCGCCAGTGATAAATCATCACGTGTCACTATCACTCTTGTCTTCACCTGATGACTTATCACACTCTCGCGCTTCGGTTCCTTTCGCCTGGGAAGAAGAACCTGGCAAGCCTAAACAACATACTCTTCTTCGAGTACCTCCTAAATACCCCAAGCGTCTTGATTTGCCTCCGAGGCTGCTTCTTCCTCGTGAAGGTACTGAAACGCCTCTGGCTTGTGATCATCCTCGTTATCTCGCAGCGTTGAAACGGTGGTTCCGGTTGAGGAAAGATCGAGCTGATGATGATAATGACGTGGTGGGACAGTGCAGTTTAGTCGTTTCATCGGAAAATGAAAATGATAAGAAGATCACAAGAACAAGAAGTCGTCTCCATTGTCTCTATGATGTCGCTAGGTGTTACTTATGG gaagttccatggaagaagaagaagttgaaaaGAGATGACATTTGA
- the LOC103842004 gene encoding dof zinc finger protein DOF3.7 isoform X4 yields the protein MDATKWTQGFQEMINVKPMDQMISNTNNNTSQQQQPTFITTTTRPNATAANGGSGGNNNNTAATMETRKARPQEKVNCPRCNSTNTKFCYYNNYSLTQPRYFCKGCRRYWTEGGSLRNVPVGGSSRKNKRSSTPLPSHSNPKLPDLNPPILFSSQIPNKSSKDLNLLSFPVMQDHHHALELLRSNGVSSRGMNTFLPGQMMDSNSVIYSSLGFPTMVDYKQSNNNLSFSIDHHQGIGNNTINSNQRTEDNNHTDDMNGASRILFPFSDMKELSSTTQDKSHGNNTYWSGMFTNTGGSSW from the exons ATGGATGCTACGAAGTGGACACAG GGTTTTCAGGAAATGATAAACGTAAAACCAATGGATCAAATGATTTCAAACACCAACAACAACACAtcgcaacaacaacaaccaacaTTCATCACCACCACAACAAGGCCAAACGCCACCGCAGCCAACGGCGGCTCCGGCGGAAACAACAACAATACGGCTGCTACGATGGAAACTAGAAAGGCCAGACCACAAGAGAAAGTAAACTGTCCAAGATGTAACTCGACGAATACGAAGTTTTGTTATTACAACAACTACAGTCTCACGCAACCAAGATACTTCTGCAAAGGTTGTCGAAGGTATTGGACCGAAGGTGGCTCTCTACGCAACGTCCCTGTTGGAGGCAGCTCAAGAAAGAACAAGAGATCCTCAACACCTTTACCTTCACATTCCAATCCCAAGCTTCCAGATCTAAACCCACCGATTCTTTTCTCAAGCCAAATCCCTAATAAGTCGTCAAAAGATCTCAACTTGTTGTCTTTCCCGGTCATGCAAGATCATCATCATG CTCTAGAGCTTCTAAGATCCAACGGAGTCTCTTCAAGAGGAATGAACACGTTCTTGCCTGGTCAAATGATGGATTCAAACTCAGTCATTTACTCATCTTTAGGGTTTCCAACAATGGTTGATTACAAACAGAGTAACAATAACCTTTCGTTCTCCATTGATCATCATCAAGGGATTGGAAACAACACCATCAACAGCAACCAAAGAACTGAAGATAATAATCATACTGATGACATGAATGGAGCAAGTAGGATTTTGTTCCCTTTTTCAGACATGAAAGAGCTTTCGAGCACAACTCAAGACAAGAGCCATGGTAATAATACATACTGGAGTGGGATGTTCACTAATACAGGAGGATCTTCGTGGTGA
- the LOC103842004 gene encoding dof zinc finger protein DOF3.7 isoform X3: protein MINVKPMDQMISNTNNNTSQQQQPTFITTTTRPNATAANGGSGGNNNNTAATMETRKARPQEKVNCPRCNSTNTKFCYYNNYSLTQPRYFCKGCRRYWTEGGSLRNVPVGGSSRKNKRSSTPLPSHSNPKLPDLNPPILFSSQIPNKSSKDLNLLSFPVMQDHHHGMSQFLHMPKIENNNTSSSIYASSSPVSALELLRSNGVSSRGMNTFLPGQMMDSNSVIYSSLGFPTMVDYKQSNNNLSFSIDHHQGIGNNTINSNQRTEDNNHTDDMNGASRILFPFSDMKELSSTTQDKSHGNNTYWSGMFTNTGGSSW from the coding sequence ATGATAAACGTAAAACCAATGGATCAAATGATTTCAAACACCAACAACAACACAtcgcaacaacaacaaccaacaTTCATCACCACCACAACAAGGCCAAACGCCACCGCAGCCAACGGCGGCTCCGGCGGAAACAACAACAATACGGCTGCTACGATGGAAACTAGAAAGGCCAGACCACAAGAGAAAGTAAACTGTCCAAGATGTAACTCGACGAATACGAAGTTTTGTTATTACAACAACTACAGTCTCACGCAACCAAGATACTTCTGCAAAGGTTGTCGAAGGTATTGGACCGAAGGTGGCTCTCTACGCAACGTCCCTGTTGGAGGCAGCTCAAGAAAGAACAAGAGATCCTCAACACCTTTACCTTCACATTCCAATCCCAAGCTTCCAGATCTAAACCCACCGATTCTTTTCTCAAGCCAAATCCCTAATAAGTCGTCAAAAGATCTCAACTTGTTGTCTTTCCCGGTCATGCAAGATCATCATCATGGTATGTCTCAGTTTCTTCATATGCCAAAGATCGAGAACAACAATACATCATCTTCAATCTATGCTTCATCATCTCCTGTCTCAGCTCTAGAGCTTCTAAGATCCAACGGAGTCTCTTCAAGAGGAATGAACACGTTCTTGCCTGGTCAAATGATGGATTCAAACTCAGTCATTTACTCATCTTTAGGGTTTCCAACAATGGTTGATTACAAACAGAGTAACAATAACCTTTCGTTCTCCATTGATCATCATCAAGGGATTGGAAACAACACCATCAACAGCAACCAAAGAACTGAAGATAATAATCATACTGATGACATGAATGGAGCAAGTAGGATTTTGTTCCCTTTTTCAGACATGAAAGAGCTTTCGAGCACAACTCAAGACAAGAGCCATGGTAATAATACATACTGGAGTGGGATGTTCACTAATACAGGAGGATCTTCGTGGTGA
- the LOC103842004 gene encoding dof zinc finger protein DOF3.7 isoform X2, with product MDATKWTQEMINVKPMDQMISNTNNNTSQQQQPTFITTTTRPNATAANGGSGGNNNNTAATMETRKARPQEKVNCPRCNSTNTKFCYYNNYSLTQPRYFCKGCRRYWTEGGSLRNVPVGGSSRKNKRSSTPLPSHSNPKLPDLNPPILFSSQIPNKSSKDLNLLSFPVMQDHHHGMSQFLHMPKIENNNTSSSIYASSSPVSALELLRSNGVSSRGMNTFLPGQMMDSNSVIYSSLGFPTMVDYKQSNNNLSFSIDHHQGIGNNTINSNQRTEDNNHTDDMNGASRILFPFSDMKELSSTTQDKSHGNNTYWSGMFTNTGGSSW from the exons ATGGATGCTACGAAGTGGACACAG GAAATGATAAACGTAAAACCAATGGATCAAATGATTTCAAACACCAACAACAACACAtcgcaacaacaacaaccaacaTTCATCACCACCACAACAAGGCCAAACGCCACCGCAGCCAACGGCGGCTCCGGCGGAAACAACAACAATACGGCTGCTACGATGGAAACTAGAAAGGCCAGACCACAAGAGAAAGTAAACTGTCCAAGATGTAACTCGACGAATACGAAGTTTTGTTATTACAACAACTACAGTCTCACGCAACCAAGATACTTCTGCAAAGGTTGTCGAAGGTATTGGACCGAAGGTGGCTCTCTACGCAACGTCCCTGTTGGAGGCAGCTCAAGAAAGAACAAGAGATCCTCAACACCTTTACCTTCACATTCCAATCCCAAGCTTCCAGATCTAAACCCACCGATTCTTTTCTCAAGCCAAATCCCTAATAAGTCGTCAAAAGATCTCAACTTGTTGTCTTTCCCGGTCATGCAAGATCATCATCATGGTATGTCTCAGTTTCTTCATATGCCAAAGATCGAGAACAACAATACATCATCTTCAATCTATGCTTCATCATCTCCTGTCTCAGCTCTAGAGCTTCTAAGATCCAACGGAGTCTCTTCAAGAGGAATGAACACGTTCTTGCCTGGTCAAATGATGGATTCAAACTCAGTCATTTACTCATCTTTAGGGTTTCCAACAATGGTTGATTACAAACAGAGTAACAATAACCTTTCGTTCTCCATTGATCATCATCAAGGGATTGGAAACAACACCATCAACAGCAACCAAAGAACTGAAGATAATAATCATACTGATGACATGAATGGAGCAAGTAGGATTTTGTTCCCTTTTTCAGACATGAAAGAGCTTTCGAGCACAACTCAAGACAAGAGCCATGGTAATAATACATACTGGAGTGGGATGTTCACTAATACAGGAGGATCTTCGTGGTGA
- the LOC103842004 gene encoding dof zinc finger protein DOF3.7 isoform X1, with translation MDATKWTQGFQEMINVKPMDQMISNTNNNTSQQQQPTFITTTTRPNATAANGGSGGNNNNTAATMETRKARPQEKVNCPRCNSTNTKFCYYNNYSLTQPRYFCKGCRRYWTEGGSLRNVPVGGSSRKNKRSSTPLPSHSNPKLPDLNPPILFSSQIPNKSSKDLNLLSFPVMQDHHHGMSQFLHMPKIENNNTSSSIYASSSPVSALELLRSNGVSSRGMNTFLPGQMMDSNSVIYSSLGFPTMVDYKQSNNNLSFSIDHHQGIGNNTINSNQRTEDNNHTDDMNGASRILFPFSDMKELSSTTQDKSHGNNTYWSGMFTNTGGSSW, from the exons ATGGATGCTACGAAGTGGACACAG GGTTTTCAGGAAATGATAAACGTAAAACCAATGGATCAAATGATTTCAAACACCAACAACAACACAtcgcaacaacaacaaccaacaTTCATCACCACCACAACAAGGCCAAACGCCACCGCAGCCAACGGCGGCTCCGGCGGAAACAACAACAATACGGCTGCTACGATGGAAACTAGAAAGGCCAGACCACAAGAGAAAGTAAACTGTCCAAGATGTAACTCGACGAATACGAAGTTTTGTTATTACAACAACTACAGTCTCACGCAACCAAGATACTTCTGCAAAGGTTGTCGAAGGTATTGGACCGAAGGTGGCTCTCTACGCAACGTCCCTGTTGGAGGCAGCTCAAGAAAGAACAAGAGATCCTCAACACCTTTACCTTCACATTCCAATCCCAAGCTTCCAGATCTAAACCCACCGATTCTTTTCTCAAGCCAAATCCCTAATAAGTCGTCAAAAGATCTCAACTTGTTGTCTTTCCCGGTCATGCAAGATCATCATCATGGTATGTCTCAGTTTCTTCATATGCCAAAGATCGAGAACAACAATACATCATCTTCAATCTATGCTTCATCATCTCCTGTCTCAGCTCTAGAGCTTCTAAGATCCAACGGAGTCTCTTCAAGAGGAATGAACACGTTCTTGCCTGGTCAAATGATGGATTCAAACTCAGTCATTTACTCATCTTTAGGGTTTCCAACAATGGTTGATTACAAACAGAGTAACAATAACCTTTCGTTCTCCATTGATCATCATCAAGGGATTGGAAACAACACCATCAACAGCAACCAAAGAACTGAAGATAATAATCATACTGATGACATGAATGGAGCAAGTAGGATTTTGTTCCCTTTTTCAGACATGAAAGAGCTTTCGAGCACAACTCAAGACAAGAGCCATGGTAATAATACATACTGGAGTGGGATGTTCACTAATACAGGAGGATCTTCGTGGTGA